A window from Solanum stenotomum isolate F172 chromosome 7, ASM1918654v1, whole genome shotgun sequence encodes these proteins:
- the LOC125869676 gene encoding uncharacterized protein LOC125869676: protein MDISHLMIHSQQIEEENLEEKSGQSKRARTSDGDFLILGVSNHNTHGGTGNGSSNPACQRNCKKAQPSGSGSGAPRQNKFYALQTRQDHEGSQNVVTSMLKVFHFDVYDLLDLGATFPFVTPYVAMRFDVGHVILSNPFYVPTPIDDSIIA from the exons ATGGATATCTCTCATTTGATGATACATtcccaacaaattgaagaggaaaatCTAGAGGAGAAGTCTGGGCAGTCAAAGAGGGCAAGGACCAGTGATGGTGATTTTCTCATTCTAGG ggtgtctaaccATAATACTCATGGAGGTACTGGTAATGGATCTTCTAACCCTGCTTGCCAAAG GAATTGTAAGAAGGCTCAACCTAGTGGTTCTGGTTCGGGTGCTCCTCGACAGAATAAAttttatgcacttcagactcgACAAGATCATGAGGGTTCTCAGAATGTGGTGAccagtatgttgaaagtctttcattTTGATGTCTATGATTTGCTTGATCTGGGTGCTACATTTCCATTTGTTACTCCTTATGTGGCCATGAGATTTGATGTTGGTCATGTAATCCTTTCTAATCCCTTTTATGTTCCTACTCCTATTGATGATTCTATTATTGCTtag